In Mercenaria mercenaria strain notata chromosome 14, MADL_Memer_1, whole genome shotgun sequence, the following are encoded in one genomic region:
- the LOC123528195 gene encoding uncharacterized protein LOC123528195 has translation MANLLLYIINIAVLFSEADGQLNTERIHTLKRSSSPLSESRLVGMLSPEGVPRRVIVPRRVDVPRPAGVPKPQIGGGFPDIRSITSRLGLSLSTPYTARTFVFLTANQLKKLPTRDQNGTRITTSEFDMKIYKLGDETAFMLGLILPKGQTEYMPSVTKRIVNDKKMLSDHKTKRVFPFEVAVLVSKPTGPIRNTVVPLSADMTVLDAFVSATRMYMDKTTTEVENIPFNIMLDWNTKLQCYVTIKASGIRNRRRKAWHFIVKDFTHGIVYRDRCLPGDNVVLRPGSIVQLAFEQKRRRPK, from the exons ATGGCAAATTTGCTTCTGTACATAATAAATATTGCGGTGCTATTTTCTGAAGCGGATGGACAGTTGAATACAGAGAGAATACATACACTGAAACGG TCTTCAAGTCCTTTAAGCGAGTCAAGACTTGTGGGCATGCTAAGTCCTGAAGGCGTGCCAAGACGTGTAATAGTGCCAAGACGTGTAGATGTGCCAAGACCTGCAGGCGTGCCAAAACCGCAAATCGGCGGAGGTTTCCCTGACATCAGATCAATAACAAGTCGTTTAGGCCTATCTTTGTCAACGCCTTACACTGCAAGAACGTTTGTATTTCTGACGGCCAATCAATTGAAGAAGTTGCCAACTCGTGATCAGAATGGCACTAGAATAACAACGTCCGAATTCGacatgaaaatttacaaactggGTGATGAAACTGCATTTATGCTAGGATTAATACTACCTAAAGGCCAAACTGAATATATGCCATCTGTTACAAAAAGAATCGTGAATGACAAAAAGATGCTTTCTGATCACAAAACAAAACGTGTATTTCCA TTCGAAGTTGCGGTACTAGTTAGTAAACCAACGGGTCCAATTAGAAACACTGTCGTACCGCTATCAGCCGACATGACCGTCCTTGATGCCTTCGTATCAGCCACAAGAATGTACATGGACAAGACCACAACAGAAGTCGAAAACATACCTTTCAACATAATGCTTGATTGGAATACGAAATTGCAGTGCTACGTCACTATCAAAGCTAGCGGCATCAGAAACAGACGCAGAAAAGCTTGGCACTTCATAGTTAAAGACTTCACACATGGG ATTGTATATAGAGATCGCTGTCTTCCTGGAGACAATGTTGTACTTAGGCCTGGAAGTATTGTTCAGCTTGCATTTGAACAAAAGAGACGCCGACCGAAATAG